Proteins encoded by one window of Salvia splendens isolate huo1 chromosome 7, SspV2, whole genome shotgun sequence:
- the LOC121810956 gene encoding alkane hydroxylase MAH1-like — protein MAFFFECFFLSLSIILLFVWSSRHRRATSLPTNWPVVGMVPGLLLNIHRLHDYATELAAESGGTFQWKGPLFCNMDMLLTTNPANIHHIFSRNFSNYPKGPEFNKIFDILGDGIFNADFQIWELHRRTTLSFFTHLDFYPLLENSISDKIQHDLLPVLDHFSQAGTDVDLQDVFQRFTFDGICKLILNHDPRSLCLDMPLVACEKAFNDVVDALLYRHILPEGVWRLQKRLGIGKERKLMEASRAFDDFIYPCVDRAEEEPDRFSLLASFKKELQHMTNQNSKKFLRDTALNLMLAGRDTTGATLTWFFWLISRHPSSEAKIREEIDNCGRRVDVQKSRGMVYLHGALCETLRLYPPVALEHKAPMRPDILPCGKHLEENAKVIISLYTVGRMESVWGKDCLEFKPERWISPSGKIKHEASYKFPAFNAGPRTCLGKEMAFIQMKMVAAAILQRYRVKLVEGHVVSPRNSVILQTEHGLKVTLSKIIY, from the coding sequence ATGGCCTTCTTCTTCGAGTGTttcttcctctccctctccataaTCCTCCTCTTTGTCTGGTCAAGTCGTCACCGGCGAGCCACGTCGCTTCCCACCAACTGGCCGGTGGTGGGAATGGTCCCGGGACTCCTCCTCAACATCCACAGACTCCACGACTACGCAACTGAGCTGGCAGCCGAATCCGGCGGCACTTTCCAATGGAAAGGCCCTCTGTTCTGCAACATGGACATGCTCCTCACCACCAATCCCGCCAACATTCACCACATCTTCAGCCGCAACTTCTCCAACTACCCAAAAGGCCccgagttcaacaagatcttcgACATCCTCGGCGACGGCATCTTCAACGCCGACTTCCAAATCTGGGAGCTCCACCGCCGCACCACCCTCTCCTTCTTCACCCACCTCGACTTCTACCCCTTGCTCGAGAATTCCATCTCCGACAAGATCCAACATGACCTTCTCCCTGTCCTTGACCATTTCTCCCAAGCAGGGACGGATGTCGATTTGCAGGATGTTTTCCAGCGATTCACTTTCGACGGCATTTGCAAGCTGATTTTGAACCACGACCCGCGAAGCTTGTGTTTGGATATGCCTCTTGTCGCGTGCGAGAAGGCCTTCAACGACGTTGTTGACGCTCTGCTCTACCGCCACATTCTCCCAGAGGGCGTGTGGCGGCTGCAGAAGCGGCTCGGGATTGGGAAGGAGAGGAAGCTCATGGAAGCTTCTAGAGCCTTCGATGACTTCATCTACCCTTGCGTGGACAGAGCTGAGGAGGAACCGGATCGCTTCAGCCTGTTAGCATCATTCAAGAAGGAGCTCCAACACATGACTAATCAAAATTCGAAGAAATTCTTGAGGGATACAGCGTTGAATTTGATGCTTGCTGGCAGAGACACCACCGGCGCGACTCTCACATGGTTTTTCTGGCTAATTAGTCGGCACCCTTCTTCGGAGGCGAAGATCCGGGAAGAAATAGACAACTGTGGAAGGCGGGTCGATGTTCAAAAATCGCGGGGGATGGTCTATTTACATGGAGCTCTGTGCGAGACGCTCCGGCTGTACCCTCCGGTGGCATTGGAGCATAAGGCTCCGATGCGACCGGATATTCTGCCGTGTGGGAAGCACCTGGAAGAGAATGCGAAAGTGATCATCTCGTTGTACACGGTGGGGAGAATGGAGAGTGTGTGGGGGAAGGATTGCCTTGAGTTTAAGCCGGAGAGGTGGATTTCTCCGAGTGGGAAGATCAAACACGAGGCGTCGTATAAGTTTCCGGCGTTCAACGCGGGGCCGAGGACGTGCTTGGGGAAGGAGATGGCGTTTATACAAATGAAGATGGTGGCGGCAGCGATCTTACAACGCTACCGCGTAAAGCTTGTGGAGGGTCATGTAGTTTCACCTCGTAACTCTGTCATACTTCAAACTGAACATGGTTTGAAGGTGACTTTGTCCAAGATCATATATTAA
- the LOC121810671 gene encoding uncharacterized protein LOC121810671: protein MYKGQLMTAMGIDPINGWWPIAWAVTEAESYIQWKWFVEYLSDGLNLHANGPRYMFMFDQQKGLAKVIVEEFPQSEHRFCVQHIYNNFKKRFVGEDFKDRLWEIAVSTTLEHYVDKMDAMQNEYPQAHRWLSGVAPKEKLWQLTGIPCTHAIATINKNDDDVMRYVSRYYLKSTMIMLYENVLYLINGMDNWPKTTSDGVLELAPPRSKRQRGRPKKLRREEPQIRLHADGGESLRRTFVMKCLRCGQEGHNRRTCSNDPQTDARSQVGVTSHHNGSHERGESTLPESSNNR from the exons ATGTACAAAGGACAGCTCATGACAGCAATGGGAATTGATCCCATCAATGGCTGGTGGCCGATTGCTTGGGCTGTGACTGAGGCCGAGAGTTATATCCAGTGGAAGTGGTTCGTGGAGTACTTGTCTGATGGCCTTAACTTGCATGCAAATGGCCCACGATATATGTTTATGTTTGACCAACAAAAG GGCCTTGCAAAGGTGATTGTTGAGGAATTCCCACAGAGCGAGCATCGCTTCTGTGTTCAGCACAtatacaacaatttcaagaagagatttgtcggagaagatttcaaagaCCGATTGTGGGAGATTGCCGTGAGTACCACCCTCGAACATTATGTGGACAAGATGGATGCTATGCAGAACGAGTATCCCCAAGCACATCGGTGGCTTTCTGGAGTTGCTCCCAAAGAAAA ATTGTGGCAGCTAACCGGAATCCCGTGCACTCATGCTATCGcaacaatcaacaagaatgACGACGACGTGATGCGATACGTCTCCCGCTATTATTTGAAGTCAACAATGATCATGCTGTACGAGAATGTCCTTTACCTAATCAATGGGATGGACAATTGGCCCAAGACTACTTCTGATGGCGTGTTGGAACTAGCGCCCCCGAGGTCAAAGCGACAGCGTGGTAGGCCGAAGAAACTGAGGCGTGAGGAGCCCCAGATTCGTCTTCATGCGGACGGAGGTGAGTCATTGCGTCGAACCTTCGTGATGAAATGTCTTCGGTGCGGTCAAGAAGGTCATAATAGGAGGACATGCAGCAATGATCCTCAGACAGATGCTCGTTCTCAGGTTGGGGTGACTTCGCACCACAACGGGTCGCATGAGCGTGGTGAGAGTACTTTGCCTGAATCGTCAAACAATCGCTGA